The nucleotide sequence ACCTGCATTAATATTTTTTACATTTAATAATGTCATTCACCCTCCTAAATAGGCATTCACAACATTTTGATTTGATTTTATTTGTTTTGCGGTACCTTCAGCGATTTTTGTCCCATTACTTAAAACTATTATTGGGTCGCATAAGTTCATAATAAAATTCATATTATGTTCGATTATGAGAAATGTGATACCTAATTCTTCATTGCTTCTACGTATATTATCCATAAGATCATTTACTAAAGTTGGATTCACACCAGCTACAGGTTCGTCAAGTAATACTAATTTGGGGTCAGACATTAAAGTTCTAGCTAATTCTAGTAGTTTTTTTTGTCCTGTAGAAAGATTTCCTGCATATTCATTGGTTAGATGGTTGAGTCGTATAAAGTCCAATATATCCTTAGCTTTATTAATATTGGTTTCTTCTTCTCGTTGAATTTTTTTGAACGAGAATAGAGGAGACCAGATATTCTCACCAATTTGATTTTTTGGAACAACTAATAAATTTTCTAATACTGTCATTTTTTTTAATTCACGGGGTATCTGAAAAGTTCTAACCAGTCCTTTTTTGAAGATATTATGTGTTGGTTCTTTATCAATTAGATTTTGGCGAAAAAATACATTTCCACTATCTTGAGGTAAAAATCCAGTAATGAGGTTAAATACAGTTGTCTTACCTGCACCATTTGGGCCTATTAGACCAGTTATAGACCCAGAAGATACATTGAATGAACAATTGTTTACGGCCTGAATTCCATCAAATGATTTTGATAAATTTTCAATAGTTAGTATGTTATTATTAGGCATTTTTTACCATTATATGTAACAGCTTTATTGCTACTTTTCGTAGTTTTTCCACCCAAGAACCACCATTTATGACTACAGTATACCTTCATTTGTTCAAACTATCCAAAAAATATTAATATTCATTTGAGATGATAATATTAAATTAACAAAAAGTGATTTAA is from SAR202 cluster bacterium and encodes:
- a CDS encoding ABC transporter ATP-binding protein; amino-acid sequence: MPNNNILTIENLSKSFDGIQAVNNCSFNVSSGSITGLIGPNGAGKTTVFNLITGFLPQDSGNVFFRQNLIDKEPTHNIFKKGLVRTFQIPRELKKMTVLENLLVVPKNQIGENIWSPLFSFKKIQREEETNINKAKDILDFIRLNHLTNEYAGNLSTGQKKLLELARTLMSDPKLVLLDEPVAGVNPTLVNDLMDNIRRSNEELGITFLIIEHNMNFIMNLCDPIIVLSNGTKIAEGTAKQIKSNQNVVNAYLGG